The Benincasa hispida cultivar B227 chromosome 9, ASM972705v1, whole genome shotgun sequence genome has a segment encoding these proteins:
- the LOC120084791 gene encoding alcohol dehydrogenase 1-like produces the protein MSSTAGQVIKCKAAVAWEAGKPLVIEEVEVAPPQANEVRVKILFTALCHTDVYFWEAKGQTPLFPRIFGHEAGGIVESVGEGVKDLQPGDHVLPVFTGECGDCRHCQSEESNMCDLLRINTDRGVMINDGKTRFSRNGQPIHHFVGTSTFSEYTVVHVGCLAKINPAAPLDKVCVLSCGISTGLGATLNVAKPKKGQSVAIFGLGAVGLAAAEGARIAGASRIIGVDLNPARFEEAKKFGCNEFVNPKDHNKPVQEVIAEMTNGGVDRSVECTGSIQAMISAFECVHDGWGVAVLVGVPNKDDAFKTHPMNLLNERTLKGTFFGNYKPRTDIPGVVEKYLKKELELEKFITHTVPFSEINKAFDYMLKGESIRCIIRMEN, from the exons ATGTCAAGCACTGCCGGTCAAGTCATCAAATGCAAAG CTGCCGTGGCTTGGGAGGCCGGAAAGCCACTGGTGATTGAAGAAGTCGAAGTAGCACCGCCGCAAGCCAATGAAGTCCGAGTGAAGATCCTTTTCACAGCTCTCTGTCACACCGATGTTTATTTCTGGGAAGCCAAG GGACAAACCCCATTGTTTCCTCGCATTTTTGGGCATGAAGCTGGAGG AATTGTTGAGAGTGTTGGAGAAGGAGTGAAAGATCTTCAACCAGGAGATCATGTTCTTCCTGTTTTCACTGGTGAATGTGGGGATTGTCGTCATTGCCAATCTGAAGAAAGCAATATGTGCGATCTTCTTCGAATTAATACTGATCGTGGAGTTATGATCAATGACGGAAAGACTAGATTCTCCAGAAATGGACAACCCATTCATCATTTTGTCGGAACCTCCACCTTTAGTGAATACACTGTTGTTCATGTTGGCTGTTTGGCTAAGATCAATCCTGCTGCTCCTCTTGACAAAGTCTGTGTTCTTAGCTGCGGCATTTCCACAG GTCTTGGTGCCACTTTGAATGTTGCAAAGCCCAAAAAAGGTCAATCTGTTGCAATCTTTGGTCTTGGAGCTGTTGGACTTGCA GCTGCTGAAGGAGCCAGAATTGCTGGGGCATCTAGGAtcattggtgttgatttgaaccCAGCTCGATTTGAAGAAG CAAAGAAATTTGGTTGCAATGAATTTGTGAATCCAAAGGATCACAACAAGCCAGTTCAAGAGGTGATTGCTGAGATGACGAATGGAGGAGTTGACCGGAGTGTCGAATGCACCGGAAGCATCCAAGCAATGATTTCAGCATTCGAATGCGTTCACGAT GGGTGGGGTGTAGCTGTACTTGTGGGAGTCCCAAACAAAGACGATGCATTCAAAACTCATCCTATGAATCTCCTTAACGAAAGAACTCTAAAGGGAACCTTCTTCGGCAACTACAAACCACGAACCGACATTCCCGGGGTCGTCGAGAAGTATTTGAAGAAG GAGCTGGAATTGGAGAAGTTCATTACACATACAGTGCCGTTCTCTGAGATCAATAAGGCGTTTGATTACATGCTGAAAGGGGAATCGATTCGATGCATTATTAGGATGGAAAACTAA